In Sandaracinaceae bacterium, one DNA window encodes the following:
- a CDS encoding serine/threonine-protein kinase, which yields MPTSRQRRTFVPVHPTPCGKYTLIAKIGHGGMAEVFLAVASGMAGFRKVSVVKRIHPQLLEEPEFVQMFMDEARLAARLSHPNVVQTHEVGEQDGVPFIAMEYMDGVAYDKLLKAIRRKGTRIPVKLAVRVVMESLAGLHYAHDLRDYDGTALGVVHRDISPSNIFITYQGVVKILDFGIAKATTKLSETRTGQIKGKLSYMAPEQARGKAIDRRADVWSMGVTLFETCTGVRLFKGESDVDTLQRVLTGDINTILKEEEDKLPALLFPIVEKSLARRVEDRFESADVMRKTLAEVLPQLDGPEPDVEGFLREHFEELAESQRAMVGDLLEQADQAAARAAPPVADDEEEAVPVVVSAPESRNTLRTVLLALLILGGVVGGVAVAMMSSGEPPADDGLATAQPSGVEQEPGDPAAEAAEGTAAESAEGARSAEGAPGADVPPAGGGEAAEAGDPAASTAESDGEGGAEGADAEEAAEAAEEVASASDEAAARRLREARRRAAVRRRREQSATDEQASENQQPAAPATAESGTLRLVTRPWSEVYLGGQRIGTTPLLNHRLPAGSHTLVLRNPEMGLEQRMQVRIRPNETTRLNLALQ from the coding sequence ATGCCCACTTCCCGACAGCGCCGCACGTTCGTGCCGGTGCATCCGACGCCGTGCGGCAAGTACACGTTGATCGCGAAGATCGGCCACGGAGGCATGGCCGAGGTGTTCCTCGCGGTCGCGTCCGGGATGGCCGGCTTTCGCAAGGTGTCGGTGGTCAAGCGGATCCATCCGCAGCTGCTGGAGGAGCCAGAGTTCGTCCAGATGTTCATGGACGAGGCGCGGCTGGCGGCCCGGCTCAGCCACCCCAACGTCGTTCAGACCCATGAGGTGGGAGAGCAGGACGGAGTCCCCTTCATCGCCATGGAGTACATGGACGGGGTCGCCTACGACAAGCTGCTCAAGGCCATTCGGCGCAAGGGCACCAGGATCCCGGTCAAGCTCGCCGTTCGCGTCGTGATGGAGTCGCTCGCGGGGCTTCACTACGCGCACGATCTGAGGGACTACGACGGCACCGCGCTCGGCGTGGTTCATCGCGACATCTCGCCGTCGAACATCTTCATCACCTACCAGGGCGTGGTGAAGATCCTGGACTTCGGGATCGCGAAGGCGACGACCAAGCTGTCCGAGACCCGGACCGGGCAGATCAAGGGCAAGCTCTCGTACATGGCCCCCGAGCAGGCTCGGGGAAAGGCCATCGACCGGCGCGCAGACGTCTGGAGCATGGGCGTCACGCTGTTCGAGACCTGCACGGGCGTCCGGCTGTTCAAAGGTGAGAGTGACGTCGACACCCTCCAGCGAGTTCTGACGGGGGACATCAACACGATCCTCAAAGAGGAGGAGGACAAGCTCCCCGCGCTCCTCTTCCCCATCGTGGAGAAGTCGCTCGCTCGACGCGTCGAAGATCGTTTCGAGAGCGCCGACGTGATGCGAAAGACCCTCGCAGAGGTGCTGCCGCAGCTCGACGGACCCGAGCCAGACGTCGAAGGCTTCTTGCGCGAGCACTTCGAAGAGCTGGCCGAGTCGCAGCGCGCGATGGTCGGAGACCTCCTCGAGCAAGCCGACCAGGCCGCGGCCCGCGCTGCGCCGCCCGTGGCGGACGACGAGGAGGAGGCGGTGCCCGTCGTCGTCTCCGCGCCAGAGTCTCGAAACACGCTTCGCACAGTGCTCCTGGCGCTGCTCATCCTCGGCGGGGTCGTCGGCGGGGTCGCTGTCGCGATGATGTCCTCGGGCGAACCGCCGGCCGATGACGGCCTGGCCACCGCTCAGCCGTCCGGCGTCGAGCAAGAGCCCGGCGATCCGGCCGCGGAAGCTGCGGAGGGCACAGCCGCCGAGAGCGCGGAGGGCGCTCGTAGCGCCGAGGGAGCGCCCGGCGCCGACGTGCCCCCGGCCGGCGGCGGCGAGGCAGCGGAGGCCGGGGACCCTGCCGCGTCCACCGCGGAGTCGGACGGCGAGGGGGGCGCCGAAGGGGCAGACGCCGAGGAGGCCGCCGAGGCCGCAGAAGAGGTCGCGTCCGCGTCCGACGAGGCGGCGGCCCGTCGACTCAGGGAAGCGCGCCGCCGCGCCGCCGTGCGCCGACGTCGAGAGCAATCGGCCACCGATGAGCAGGCCTCCGAGAACCAGCAGCCCGCGGCTCCGGCCACCGCCGAATCGGGCACGCTGCGGCTGGTCACCCGACCCTGGTCCGAGGTCTACCTCGGCGGCCAGCGGATCGGCACCACGCCGCTCTTGAACCACCGTCTCCCTGCGGGTTCTCACACGCTCGTCCTGCGCAACCCGGAGATGGGCCTCGAGCAACGCATGCAGGTGCGCATTCGTCCCAACGAAACGACCCGGCTCAACCTCGCTTTGCAATGA
- a CDS encoding non-ribosomal peptide synthetase: MSEPIRSTIGQTLDRAFSAVAARDRAKQALKHGDRSLSYGELDRASEALASALIQHGLRREERVTIWLESPLEFVVAMLGIVRAGGVYVPLDLRQPPERVRWIQADAGARFCVTDDERRVPVGSWGATPVLPTGHLGGAAVASTPLPRVASPMQLAYQVYTSGSTGHPKGVGVAHRSLLNTLEWSRRYFSVTPESRCANLLGWSFDASVQALWEPLLAGATLVLFDEALKQDPRALGEWIATERVLVAYVTPALLRPLVERDPGRLAGVQTFVCGGEAMRWDGFRDVPFDLFNAYGPTECAVTVLAAPVDPEGSGMPPLGRPVSGMRVQLVDDALAPSEPTGEMFLAGEGVARGYAGRPGLTADRFRPDPDDASVGLRGYRSGDLARRLADGQLVFEGRSDEQVKIRGHRVELGEVRAALEAVADVEEAAVRAVGEPDSKQLAAYVVPAQIDVTKLRAALEHVLPAHMVPTHIVLLEELPRKSSGKLDVARLPAPRQERAPERASAPPASSTEQLLCALYAEVLGVSAVGPDDDFIGLGGDSVRVMNLMWKAEQAGLALDFRKVFELEIRELAQSVDAASPAEPASSQEAPERFSLVDGLDEAGLDALFDDE; the protein is encoded by the coding sequence GTGAGCGAACCGATCCGAAGCACGATCGGGCAGACGCTGGATCGTGCGTTCTCGGCGGTCGCCGCGAGAGATCGAGCCAAGCAGGCGCTGAAGCACGGCGACCGTAGCCTCTCGTACGGTGAGCTGGATCGGGCGTCCGAGGCGCTGGCGTCCGCGCTGATTCAGCACGGGCTGCGGCGGGAGGAGCGGGTCACCATCTGGCTCGAGTCGCCCCTCGAGTTCGTCGTCGCCATGCTCGGGATCGTCCGGGCGGGCGGGGTCTACGTGCCGCTCGACCTGCGCCAGCCGCCCGAGCGCGTTCGGTGGATCCAGGCGGACGCCGGCGCGCGCTTTTGCGTCACGGACGACGAGCGTCGCGTCCCGGTCGGCAGCTGGGGAGCGACCCCCGTTCTCCCGACGGGGCACCTCGGGGGCGCCGCCGTCGCGTCGACGCCTCTCCCCCGCGTCGCCTCCCCCATGCAGCTCGCCTACCAGGTGTACACCTCGGGCTCGACGGGGCATCCCAAGGGCGTCGGGGTCGCGCACCGCAGCCTCCTCAACACGCTGGAGTGGAGCCGAAGGTACTTCTCGGTCACCCCGGAGTCGCGCTGCGCCAACCTCCTCGGTTGGAGCTTCGACGCCTCGGTCCAGGCGCTCTGGGAGCCCCTCCTCGCCGGCGCCACGCTCGTCCTGTTCGACGAAGCTCTCAAGCAGGACCCCAGAGCGCTGGGCGAGTGGATCGCGACCGAGCGCGTGCTGGTCGCGTACGTCACCCCGGCGCTGCTTCGCCCGCTGGTGGAGCGTGACCCCGGCCGGCTCGCAGGGGTGCAGACCTTCGTGTGCGGGGGGGAGGCGATGCGGTGGGATGGCTTCCGCGATGTCCCCTTCGACCTGTTCAACGCCTACGGTCCGACCGAGTGTGCGGTCACCGTGCTCGCCGCGCCCGTCGATCCAGAGGGGAGCGGCATGCCTCCGCTGGGGCGCCCCGTCTCCGGGATGCGGGTCCAGCTGGTCGACGACGCCCTGGCGCCCTCGGAGCCGACGGGCGAGATGTTCCTCGCGGGAGAGGGCGTGGCGCGCGGATACGCGGGGAGACCGGGGCTCACGGCCGACCGGTTCCGACCCGACCCCGATGACGCGTCCGTGGGGCTGCGTGGCTATCGAAGCGGAGACCTCGCGCGCAGGCTGGCCGATGGTCAGCTCGTGTTCGAGGGGCGCTCCGACGAGCAGGTCAAGATCCGCGGCCACCGGGTGGAGCTGGGCGAGGTGCGGGCCGCCTTGGAGGCCGTCGCCGACGTCGAGGAGGCTGCCGTCAGGGCGGTCGGAGAGCCCGACTCGAAGCAGCTCGCCGCGTATGTCGTTCCCGCCCAGATCGACGTGACGAAGCTCCGCGCGGCGCTCGAGCACGTGCTCCCGGCACATATGGTACCGACGCACATCGTCTTGCTCGAGGAGCTCCCGCGAAAGAGCTCCGGCAAGCTCGACGTCGCGAGGTTGCCCGCGCCGCGCCAAGAGCGAGCCCCCGAGCGCGCGTCGGCGCCGCCCGCGAGCTCGACCGAGCAGCTGCTCTGCGCGCTCTACGCCGAGGTCCTGGGCGTGTCCGCCGTCGGCCCCGACGACGACTTCATCGGCCTCGGAGGCGACTCGGTTCGGGTGATGAACCTCATGTGGAAGGCGGAGCAGGCCGGGTTGGCGCTCGACTTCCGCAAGGTGTTCGAGCTCGAGATCCGCGAGCTCGCGCAATCCGTGGACGCCGCGAGCCCGGCCGAGCCCGCGTCCAGCCAGGAGGCGCCGGAACGGTTCTCGCTCGTGGACGGCTTGGACGAGGCAGGTCTCGACGCGCTATTCGACGACGAGTGA
- a CDS encoding FHA domain-containing protein, protein MDLARAAPVSELHRRLGAPLGLLVGPAFEARTEKRAITRHATPAAVGLSAADFLDHVVHTLPARPDITIGRAAECEVVLQHETISLRHARLRVRGPQMWVEDLGSRNGTLIRGAIVLPRSPVQVSFGQLVQVGALVFKLYEVSQLYQTIRRVVPERSGRG, encoded by the coding sequence ATGGATCTGGCGCGAGCCGCCCCGGTCTCGGAGCTGCATCGGCGCCTCGGGGCCCCCTTGGGTCTGCTGGTCGGACCCGCCTTCGAGGCGCGGACGGAGAAGCGCGCCATCACGCGCCACGCCACGCCGGCGGCCGTCGGGCTCAGCGCGGCGGACTTCCTCGATCACGTCGTCCACACCTTGCCTGCGAGACCCGACATCACGATCGGACGCGCCGCGGAGTGCGAGGTCGTGCTCCAGCACGAGACGATCAGCCTCCGACACGCCCGGCTGCGGGTGCGTGGACCGCAGATGTGGGTCGAGGACCTCGGCTCTCGCAACGGGACCCTCATTCGCGGCGCCATCGTGCTGCCCCGGAGCCCGGTCCAGGTCTCCTTCGGTCAGCTGGTTCAGGTTGGCGCTCTCGTGTTCAAGCTCTATGAAGTATCACAGCTTTATCAAACTATCCGAAGAGTGGTGCCGGAGCGGTCCGGGCGCGGCTGA
- a CDS encoding NAD(P)-binding domain-containing protein: protein MNEVDYLVIGAGPAGLQLGYYLQRAGVSYRVLEKGPTAGDFFRKYPRHRKLISVNKVHTGYSDPERNLRFDWNSLLTDDHSLLLKHYTEEYFPSADALVEYLEEFQRRFVPNIDVNTEVVSTSRNDDGTFTVEAKNGQKYHARAVILATGVSRPYVPRITGIEHSENYVDVSVDPQDFVGQRVLVLGKGNSGFETADALIPTTSLLHVASPTPVKFAWKTHFPGHLRAVNNNFLDTYQLKTQNAVLDAQVRKIEKTESGTLRVSFSYEHALGEVEDIEYDRVIVCTGFKFDPSIFAEGCRPARVHADRFPEMTSEWESVNVPNLFYAGVITQSRDYKKTNSAFIHGFRYNAKTLFHILRNKVEGRPLPYEVVRPDAVEFTRAALRRIRKSSALWQQFGFLCDAIVLGEDGEARYYEELPFHYVHESDIGRSKHYYTISLEFGHCHDDPFNVPRDPDPETADQSFFLHPVVRRYSRGKAVRRIHLLENLFGEWEDEELHVRPLFEFFQSQMVMQEPPKLETMPPRMADYPAE, encoded by the coding sequence ATGAATGAAGTGGACTACCTGGTCATCGGTGCCGGTCCGGCGGGTCTTCAGCTGGGCTACTACTTGCAGCGAGCCGGCGTCAGCTACCGAGTCCTCGAGAAGGGCCCTACCGCGGGTGACTTCTTCCGCAAGTACCCTCGGCATCGCAAGCTGATCTCCGTCAACAAGGTCCACACCGGATACTCGGATCCCGAGCGCAACCTTCGGTTCGACTGGAACTCGCTCCTCACCGACGACCACTCGCTCCTCCTCAAGCACTACACCGAGGAGTACTTCCCCAGCGCCGACGCACTTGTCGAGTACCTCGAGGAGTTCCAGCGGCGTTTCGTTCCCAACATCGACGTGAACACCGAGGTGGTCAGCACGTCGCGGAACGACGACGGGACGTTCACCGTCGAAGCGAAGAACGGGCAGAAGTACCACGCTCGCGCGGTGATCCTCGCGACCGGCGTGAGTCGTCCGTATGTCCCCCGCATCACGGGCATCGAGCACAGCGAGAACTACGTCGACGTGAGCGTCGACCCCCAGGACTTCGTCGGTCAGCGCGTGCTCGTGCTCGGCAAGGGGAACTCCGGCTTCGAGACGGCTGACGCGCTCATCCCGACCACCTCGCTCCTCCACGTCGCCAGCCCGACCCCCGTGAAGTTCGCCTGGAAGACGCACTTCCCCGGGCACCTGCGGGCTGTCAACAACAATTTCCTGGACACCTACCAGTTGAAGACCCAGAACGCGGTCCTCGACGCGCAGGTGCGCAAGATCGAGAAGACCGAGTCCGGGACGCTCCGCGTGTCCTTCAGCTACGAGCACGCGCTCGGAGAGGTGGAGGACATCGAGTACGATCGGGTGATCGTCTGCACCGGGTTCAAGTTCGACCCGTCCATCTTCGCCGAGGGATGCAGGCCGGCGCGCGTCCATGCGGATCGCTTCCCCGAGATGACCAGCGAGTGGGAGTCGGTCAACGTCCCGAATCTGTTCTACGCGGGCGTGATCACCCAGTCTCGTGACTACAAGAAGACCAACTCGGCCTTCATTCACGGCTTCCGGTACAACGCCAAGACCCTCTTCCACATCCTGCGCAACAAGGTCGAGGGTCGACCGCTACCGTACGAGGTCGTCCGACCAGACGCGGTGGAGTTCACCCGCGCGGCGCTCCGAAGGATTCGCAAGTCGTCCGCGCTGTGGCAGCAGTTCGGCTTCCTCTGCGACGCGATCGTGCTGGGAGAAGACGGCGAAGCCCGGTACTACGAGGAGCTCCCGTTCCACTACGTCCACGAGTCGGACATCGGGCGAAGCAAGCACTACTACACGATCAGCCTCGAGTTCGGGCACTGTCACGACGACCCCTTCAACGTGCCGCGTGACCCTGACCCGGAGACGGCCGATCAGAGCTTCTTCCTGCACCCTGTCGTGAGGCGCTACTCGCGTGGCAAGGCGGTCCGGCGCATCCATCTCCTCGAGAACCTCTTCGGAGAGTGGGAGGACGAGGAGCTGCACGTGCGGCCGCTCTTCGAGTTCTTCCAGAGCCAGATGGTCATGCAGGAGCCGCCGAAGCTCGAGACGATGCCGCCCCGGATGGCGGACTACCCGGCCGAGTGA
- a CDS encoding EGF domain-containing protein translates to MRFASVWCAVLWVGCVAPTSDRDDASDVGARAEALFTGSGAVAAEATIYENATGNNGGSYSEICVGNLGSTGSTRRAFVRYSLPSIPSSAIITRVRLSLTQDLVRLMGAGAPKSATLQLQRVTGSWSEGAGGGFTRSCGGGADVAGVDWAGAPSVSGTTSSTEPLSNVAGAAITIDTDVGTNDDQLIADVQAWVSGSATNNGWRLTIAEEGTVDNARSITPGALSVEWLLPNGDSCTTDADCNSGHCVGTDGLDCGGGAGCVCCNAATCDDDCESCHLAGSVGTCSPRSSATICRSASCSAGTATLETTCNGASHTCPSASTVSCSPYFCSGTACGSSCASNADCEATFFCNGMSECEAVSNECVAGLDDCVALATCADPTVALGDWTCTCPAGYAGDGRSPGTGCSDVNECAAGTDDCDVNATCTNTVGSFTCACNGPEWVGDGRTCVDYDECMDPFYTAMCDANASCVNQVPGFSCVCQSGYRGDGFTCAEIDECMEGSDDCHADATCTNTPGSFTCACNGGYSGDGRSCADIDECMDPTFTGRCSTASTCFNLPGTAECRCNTGYRGDGMTCDDIDECMEGSDTCDENATCSNTNGSYTCACDEHWAGSGFVCSDVDECARGVGGCGANEECINNRGAPNDCVCRPGFSRAEPDGPCLASCGDGVRGPGEECDDGNMEAGDGCDARCDIEDGWACFEPMGTLSTCENTCGDGLVDRAEECDDGDANSNTAPDGCRTNCRRASCGDGVTDTGEECDDGDGNDDDAADACRTACLLPYCGDGVVDMGERCDPGGGVPGAAVVGTCTSMCAGDAGVDPEDPPTLTGGACSCRATSGGGQRWPLLLLPALGVLALRRRRR, encoded by the coding sequence ATGCGCTTCGCTTCTGTCTGGTGCGCCGTCCTCTGGGTCGGCTGTGTGGCTCCGACCTCTGATCGCGACGACGCCTCGGACGTGGGCGCGCGAGCGGAGGCGCTCTTCACGGGGAGCGGGGCCGTCGCGGCCGAGGCCACCATCTACGAGAACGCCACCGGCAACAACGGCGGCAGCTACTCCGAGATCTGCGTGGGCAACCTCGGCTCGACCGGGAGCACGCGCCGCGCGTTCGTTCGCTACTCGCTCCCGTCGATCCCCTCGTCGGCCATCATCACGCGGGTCCGGCTGAGCCTGACGCAGGATCTCGTCCGACTGATGGGCGCGGGCGCGCCGAAGTCGGCCACGCTCCAGCTGCAGCGGGTGACAGGGAGCTGGAGCGAGGGCGCCGGCGGCGGCTTCACCCGCTCCTGCGGCGGAGGCGCCGACGTCGCGGGCGTCGACTGGGCGGGCGCGCCGAGCGTGTCCGGCACCACGAGCAGCACCGAGCCGCTCTCGAACGTGGCCGGCGCGGCCATCACCATCGACACCGACGTCGGCACGAACGACGATCAGCTCATCGCCGACGTCCAGGCGTGGGTCTCCGGCAGCGCCACGAACAACGGCTGGCGCCTGACGATCGCGGAGGAGGGGACGGTCGACAACGCCCGCTCCATCACCCCGGGCGCGCTGAGCGTCGAGTGGCTGCTGCCCAACGGCGACAGCTGCACGACCGACGCGGACTGCAACAGCGGCCACTGCGTGGGGACCGACGGGCTCGACTGCGGCGGCGGGGCCGGGTGCGTATGCTGCAACGCCGCGACCTGCGACGACGACTGCGAGAGCTGCCACCTGGCCGGCTCGGTGGGGACCTGCTCGCCGCGCTCGAGCGCGACCATCTGTCGGAGCGCGAGCTGCTCGGCCGGCACGGCGACCCTCGAGACGACCTGCAACGGCGCGTCGCACACCTGCCCCTCGGCGAGCACGGTGAGCTGCTCGCCGTACTTCTGCAGCGGGACCGCCTGCGGGTCCTCGTGCGCGAGCAACGCCGACTGCGAGGCGACGTTCTTCTGCAACGGCATGAGCGAGTGCGAGGCGGTGTCCAACGAGTGCGTGGCGGGCCTGGACGACTGCGTGGCCCTCGCGACCTGCGCCGACCCGACGGTGGCGCTCGGCGACTGGACCTGCACCTGCCCCGCCGGCTACGCGGGCGACGGCCGCTCCCCCGGGACCGGCTGCTCGGACGTGAACGAGTGCGCCGCGGGCACGGACGACTGCGACGTCAACGCCACATGCACGAACACCGTCGGGAGCTTCACCTGCGCGTGCAACGGGCCCGAGTGGGTGGGGGATGGCCGCACCTGCGTGGACTACGACGAGTGCATGGACCCGTTCTACACGGCGATGTGCGACGCGAACGCGAGCTGCGTCAACCAGGTGCCGGGCTTCAGCTGCGTCTGTCAGAGCGGCTACCGGGGCGACGGCTTCACGTGCGCCGAGATCGACGAGTGCATGGAGGGCAGCGACGACTGTCACGCCGACGCGACCTGCACGAACACGCCCGGGAGCTTCACCTGCGCGTGCAACGGCGGCTACTCGGGCGACGGACGGAGCTGCGCGGACATCGACGAGTGCATGGACCCGACGTTCACGGGGCGCTGCTCGACCGCGTCGACGTGCTTCAACCTGCCCGGGACGGCGGAGTGCCGCTGCAACACGGGCTACCGCGGCGACGGCATGACCTGCGACGACATCGACGAGTGCATGGAGGGGAGCGACACCTGCGACGAGAACGCGACCTGCTCCAACACGAACGGCAGCTACACCTGCGCGTGTGACGAGCACTGGGCGGGCTCGGGCTTCGTGTGCAGCGACGTCGACGAGTGCGCGCGGGGCGTCGGCGGCTGCGGCGCGAACGAGGAGTGCATCAACAACCGCGGCGCGCCCAACGACTGTGTCTGTCGGCCCGGCTTCAGCCGCGCGGAGCCCGACGGCCCCTGCCTGGCGAGCTGCGGCGACGGAGTGCGCGGGCCGGGTGAGGAGTGCGACGACGGGAACATGGAGGCCGGTGACGGCTGCGACGCGCGCTGCGACATCGAAGACGGCTGGGCCTGCTTCGAGCCGATGGGCACCCTGAGCACCTGCGAGAACACGTGCGGGGACGGGCTCGTCGACCGCGCCGAGGAGTGCGACGACGGCGACGCGAACTCGAACACCGCGCCCGACGGCTGTCGCACCAACTGCCGGCGCGCCTCCTGCGGCGACGGGGTGACCGACACGGGCGAGGAGTGCGACGACGGCGACGGCAACGACGACGACGCGGCCGACGCCTGCCGCACGGCCTGCCTCCTCCCTTACTGCGGCGACGGAGTGGTGGACATGGGCGAGCGCTGCGACCCGGGCGGCGGCGTGCCGGGCGCGGCGGTGGTCGGCACCTGCACCTCGATGTGCGCGGGCGACGCGGGCGTGGATCCCGAGGATCCGCCGACGTTGACCGGCGGCGCGTGCAGCTGCCGCGCGACCTCGGGCGGCGGCCAGCGCTGGCCGCTGCTGCTCCTCCCCGCGCTCGGAGTGCTCGCGCTCCGGCGTCGCCGTCGATGA